Proteins encoded in a region of the Lepeophtheirus salmonis chromosome 6, UVic_Lsal_1.4, whole genome shotgun sequence genome:
- the LOC139905632 gene encoding uncharacterized protein — protein sequence MGGKEIEFSTQMKYLGVVFDQCLTWMEHLKEKAAKVSRIWNMGHSITTKKSAIKILNKIERKVLLAMTETLRSTPPAVMGSVLGIIPLDLFLQSQATKSRWRTRNFLVDTWDGIGSLPTRRGHRFSSDKIITELQLNQSRDYIKGSRTWIKNQEVNGPDIILYTDGSKDKEGNTGAGWAITRGDTSLHQTNVSLNKEFTVFQAEIFPIARSVKALTRMEKPSGDVVIRSDSQSAITAILNHSHLHLDKIGAEVY from the exons ATGGGTggtaaagaaattgaattttcaacaCAAATGAAATACTTGGGGGTTGTTTTTGATCAATGTCTTACTTGGATGGAACACCTTAAAGAAAAAGCTGCCAAGGTATCTCGTATATGGAACATG GGACATTCAATTACCACAAAGAAAAGCGCCATTAAGATACTGaacaaaattgaaagaaaagtaCTTCTGGCAATGACCGAAACACTTCGATCAACGCCACCAGCAGTAATGGGATCTGTCTTAGGTATAATTCCCCTAGACCTGTTTCTTCAATCTCAAGCAACGAAGTCCAGATGGAGAACAAGAAACTTCCTTGTAGATACATGGGATGGAATTGGTAGCCTTCCTACACGTCGTGGACATCGCTTCTCCAGCGATAAAATAATCACTGAACTACAATTAAATCAATCCAGGGATTACATCAAAGGTAGTCGTACATGGATAAAGAACCAAGAAGTAAACGGGCctgacattattttatatacagatGGATCAAAAGATAAAGAAGGCAATACTGGTGCCGGATGGGCAATTACTCGAGGTGATACGTCACTTCATCAAACCAATgtatcattaaataaagaatttactgTCTTCCAAGCAGAGATCTTTCCTATTGCACGATCAGTAAAAGCGCTTACTCGAATGGAAAAACCATCAGGAGATGTTGTAATACGATCTGATTCCCAATCAGCTATTACTGCCATCCTTAACCATTCACATCTTCACTTGGACAAAATAGGAGCTGAGGTCTATTAA